Sequence from the Rutidosis leptorrhynchoides isolate AG116_Rl617_1_P2 chromosome 3, CSIRO_AGI_Rlap_v1, whole genome shotgun sequence genome:
caggcaaagtttaaagtaacagatacgataagatatgatttagcagatatgctaagatatgaatttttgtctatacactattcatgcaatcaatgcagcaagacgtgtcttagactaaaaatgataagcaggtaatttcctgaggatgataagtagttaatttttgatacaaaatgataagcaaaacttttgacatgcagacacggtcgaagtccagactcactaatgcatcctatcgacttatcagttagacacactaatgcagacctggttcgctaagaccaccgctctgataccaactgaaaggacccgttcatatacattataaacgattcacaatagttgattacattgcgaggtatttgacctctatatgatacattttacaaacattgcattcgtttttaaaagacaatctttctttacatcgaaaattgacaggcatgcgtaccatttcataatatccactatccaactataaattgatttaataataatctttgatgaactcaatgactcgaatgcaacgttcttcgaaatatgctatgaaagactccaagtaatatctttaaaatgagcaaatgcacagcggaagatttctttaacacctgagaataaacatgctttaaagtgtcaaccaaaaggttggtgagttcattagtttatcataatcatttatttccatcattttaatagaccacaagaatttcatttccaattctcataaatatacgtcccatgcttagagacaaaaataatcattcatatggtgaacacctagtaaccgacattaactagatacatataagaatatcccctatcattccgggatcctccttcggacatgatataaattttgaagtactaaagcatccggtactttggatggggtttgttaggcccaatagatctatctttaggattcgcgtcaattagagtgtctgttccctaattcttagattaccagactttaataaaaaggggcatattcgatttcgataattcaaccatagaatgtagtttcaattacttgtgtctatttcgtcaaacatttataaaagcgcatgtattctcagtcccaaaaatataaagggtaaaaaggcaaatgaaactcacgcatataattattgtaaaacagttactaaagcatttgcatgtattctcagccccaaaaatgtaaagagtaaaaggggatcaatgaaactcaccatactgtatttcgtagtaaaaatacatataacgtcattgagcaagtgcaaggttggcctcggattcacgaacctaaattaattatatatatttatgtgttggtcaatatttgtctaacaaattaggtcaagtcatagtgtaccacaatcctaatgctcgagactagtatgcaaaagtcaacaaaagtaaatttgactcaaaataattttcaaaagtctatacatgattaatatatagtttaaatatcgtcattttatatttttaaatatttttaaaagatttattagagtaactaatataatttatttattaataaataaaattttatattaaatttatataataaaatatacttttatatatattaagtaataaaatttatagggttcatttaatatcataaagataatatgatatgtattattaaagtaagttattacacgtagtaaaatatgtttgtattacatatttatttgattaaataatatctataatgatagtaagtaaaagttgtattattttataataataattattattataaaaatatcaatatttataattactaagatgacattatgataaaacgataattctaattatgataactttaatatttacgataatttttaatattatctttaaaataataattctatttaaaataataataataatgatattttatagtaacaatgatatttctattaaaataacaatttttgttaaaatgatagttttaatactaacgacacttttaataataatagtaatgataaaaataataagaacgataattttatctaaatcaatatcttataatattttaatttcgtcatgatactcttactcattattttctaatcatttcgtttaatagcttttaatcgtcttttatatcgtgttcataataatgataataatagtaatcaaaataattaggtgttacaaatatttgttttaattacactaatattaataatgatagttactataacattattaacgataatactaataattatcttaatgataatatagtaatagtaataataataataacaataacaataaccatttttaaataatgatatatatattaataatgataataataataataataataccaataataataataattggataataataataatactaattataactttaacgataataacgatagtaataataataaaaataacaatttttaatgataaattcttttattgataaagataataataataataataataataataataataataataatgataataataataataataataataataataataataataaaaaaaaaaaaaaaataataataataataataataataataataataataataataataataataataataataataataataataataataagataaaactagaacgacgataataacgacgataataataatcatttttaataataatacaaaaattcgatggactataacttcaaatccgttcatcgaaatcattcgatatgtaaatgaaaagttcttaatttttcgctagctttccaacgacatgcatatcttataccttatcgcagtcgcatatataactaattcaggatttaacataacctaactaaaggcaatattaaaagtacaaacatgcataatcctatatattcgagcactagtcagggatacactattagtatgtaaaagttaaattatgagtactcacgtatcaatattgagattcaatatagcaggaaaggtacgtagacgcaacggagatgataaacactagtttgactcacgagcaatactcccgaaccatacccataaccttcatagctataacccataattttcttagctctatcccgctcgaaaaacaatttcgaattcactcggacatcactccgtcgcaatattttatgtatactaataatatcttgaaacaatacggagtaattatatatatgtaaatcgattgagagagtttagagaaaaatattttcaagtttctatgaaataatgaaacctattgaattctatttataatagatttttgaattattaaagtgaattattaaagtatgaattattaaagtgaattattaaagtatgaattattaaagtgaattattaaagtatgaattattaaagtgaattattaaagttaaagtaaagtaaaaataaagtaaatgtaaagtttaagtatagtaaaagtataaaactatgtacgtataatatgcgtataaatatatataatattaatttaaatcgttatatatatttaatataaatatcgttatctttatcatactggttaagtaatgagttgtcaaaagtggttctagatatttataaaagttatatatgttttaataataatgttctttttaaactgaaaacatttttgtacgtttgaaactaaatcaaataaatatgataattttgttttccaaaactaaatatatttaagaatcattttgtttaaaggttaaaataatggaaatcgttatatcataaaacgttttagaaaagtagaatcatatatattcataatagatttcaagtttttaaattacagtctgttggtgaagcatgcgataaagttcaaaggttaaataaatgtatgaaattattttaataaaaaatgtcgagttacttaacttgtcgatatccaacatctaagttatttacactccacgttcttacttataaatcactttaccattttccgaatgttgtcaaaaagaatagatttcttaaatcacagtggacctcataacatagacccgtaatcatatcacaatgtatctgataaatcaatcatttgatattatcttctaattccatcgataaacatattgaaacaaatacgttcatgtaaagtattatacgtttaatactttattaatattctcaagtaataatatatatatatatatatatatatatatatatatatatatatatatatatacatatatatacatatttatttatatataacggttcgtgaatcgtcggaatttggtcgaggttataatgaatgtatgaacacaatttaaaattcttgagatttaacttaacaaattttgcttatcgtgtcggaataatataaagataaagtttaaatttggttgaaaatttccgggttgtcacatgtaaAATGTCCATCTATTCTTCCAGGATCACGGTCTTAGCTTAGGCCAAAAGTGAACATCTACAAAATAAGCATTTAAAGTTGTTGGGCTTGTTGCATGATTTGAGCCTTGAATCATAATTCTACCTGCATCATTTATCTATTCACCCTTGTGATCGTAAAGTGGAAGTCTAATGAGCTGTCATTTGCAAAAGAGCAGTTCATGGTAAAGATTATTACTACGTATTAAATTCTCTCTAAATTTGATCTATAAGCTTGTCTTATAATACTTCCTAGTCAATAAACTCACTGGTGACTCGAAAATCATTGCAAATATAAATGTTCAAAGTCAAACAACTTCAACCACAAGTTTTCAACCAAGTCTAAGAATCACCGAGTCAATACAAACTACTTTCACGATTTAAAATATTCTTAAAAACATAAATATTCTTCTTTAAAATGGATGTTTAACTACGGAAACATCTCAGTAATAGATGCTGGCCTGTGAGCAATCACACTCTGAAGCACTTGATCAGCGAGTCCTCTAACAGCCACTTCATCCTACAAAAAGTAAAACATAAATATCCCCCCTGAATTTAGATATATACGTATGTATGCATGTATTTGTTTCTGTTATATAAATGTCTTACAATAGCGAAGTTGAGATATGCAGGATCTCTCAGTTTAGCAGGATAAAATTTCTCCAACGCATCACTAGCCCTGTTCATTTGACCATAATGAGTTATAACACGAACATTATATTTAATGTCGGTAAAATTGACATGAAAATGTATAAAAATGTGGTGTGTAGGGGTCAAAATTTACCCGACTAACCTAGACACTTCAGTCAGGTGGTTGAAGCATTTTAAGATATGCTTCAACAACTGCATTGGCGGTTTACCGGGTAACTGGTCTATAACTTTGGCCAAAATATTAGCCACCGCATAAAGTCTTTCAGGAAATGTGCCACAGTATTGCTTCCCCTCATCGTACATTAGCATCTTACTGATAACAAATGCTGCCACCTGCATGTTTAATTTAATGGAAGATTTGAATACATTTAGTTTATTTTGCTTATTTTGATCTCAAATTATTAGGATTAGGTTAGTTTACTATAGCCCGGTCCATTTGTTGATTTAGGTGCTTTCTGGGTAATAATCTATATCTATACATATACCATATCAATAACACAATTTGTTATTGAACACGAATAAATAACAATAAGTTAGCTTTCAATTGGGTTGAAAGGGCTCGGAAAGAAAGTACTGATAATTGTCTAGTTTATACATTTTAGTTACAATTATTGTAAtaatgtttatgtttatttatttcGTAGTCGCATTTAGTGTCatcaaaatatataatattttaacgTATATGTCACAAAATAAATGTATTACAGGCCAACCCAAACCCATTATATAACTCGCCTAAATTGCCACCTCTACTAAAGATCACTTCATACCGTCTTTGCAAGTTCACTGCCAACTTCCATGCAGCGAAGGCACAAAGGAATCACTTCAGATTCCAACAGAAAATGAATTATTTCAGGGGAGTTATCATCTTCCACCTGTGCAATAGTAAGAATAAAAGGTTTAGAAGACGtacttttttatttattattactttttTTTAAGTTAAGAAAACCGAGTGAGTGATTTATTAGTATCGTACCTTCACAAGTGCACCAATAACGCCTAAGCTAGTGAGGCGTAAGTAGTCAAAATGCTTTGTTCGTTTTTCGGTAGTGTTCATGAAAGGGTAGATGTAAAGAGGCAGTTTCGCTACAAATAAGTAAAAAATGCGACCAATTAGTTATAATCGGTTATTGCTAACATTTTTAGATTAAATCATGATGAAATTATAGAACTAACCTTTCACAATTGGCAACCTGGTGTCAGGATGAGATGCCATTGCCTGCGACACAAACATataaggaagaaagaaaaaaatttaaataaTTTTGAAGTTCCTTACCACACTGGACACCCCACAACGCCCTTAATGCTTGTTCTGGGTGTTGTGGTTGGGCGTTTACGGTTCCCCACCCCTTCAATAACATAGACATGTGGGGCCGACATCACCTTTCCCCTCTTTTTTATACATTTTCACCGCCTTTTCAACCAACACTCAATCGTATCTTGCCACATCACACAACATTCGCAAAACTATTCCCGCAACTTTTTGCAATATGGCCCCTCTTTCCCAAATTTTTTCACAAACCTCAAATTTGTTCATCACCGTTACAAAGGGTCATTTCACGTCTTAATGGGTCGGAGTATCGAAAATATTTAGGGACATGTTACACTATATGTATCCAGTGAATTTGAATCCAGTGATTTAGTTTGACCAAAAATTAAGGCCAGAAAAAAAGAGTAGAGATTATAGTAATGTTGATGACCTGAAGTAAAGCGAGTGAGTTGCAAACTCTAGTTGCTTCTTTCATAGTGAGTAGAGGAGGTGACAATAACTTGTATGCACTTATAATTTCCTGCAGTTTTCATTTatttttgtcattgttttcctTATTCaccaaatatatatttaaaaaacaATCAAAATCTCATTAAATTGAAGAGATGAAATGGAAGAGATTTGGCTCAACAGAAAAGGCACAAGTAATAACTAACCAAGTGCGTAAACTGTATGTGTACGTTTTGATAAATATGCGGTCTAAGCTTGTTCTATACAAACTAATAATGCCTAATTATAGTGAGTGTATTAGTAGATTTGATGAATTTATCGTCACCTAAAGTCACAAACGATATACGGGGTATGTTTGTTAAACTAGCCGACAACCGTTAGTTATTACTCCGTAGATATGGCGGTAGCTAGCAACTAGTAGATGGTAGCTGTGAGCGGATAGTTTTTAATACTCCGTATGAATTTAGATATTTGACAGAGTAGTTGAAGCCGTTAAAACGGTAAAATTAACATAAAGCTAAGAGTGTGTTCTCAAACGCGAGTTCTAGAAGCTTCTAGTTTTATCCCTTAGTCTAAAAGCTTTCTGCCTATTTAACCAAACAAAATAGATAAaactttttttataataaatagaaGCCCCAAAAAGATCTTTACCAAACATACACACAGTCTAGGCTAAACTTGACGGCCACTTAGACGCTAAATTATGATCTATTTAATATCTTTGAGTTATATCTTTACTAGGGAGaaccaaaagcgtatttttatagtaaaaattaaaaatcttataATAATTTCAGTATATATATAAAACGTTTTGTAATAGTGTACAATTATAGTATCATATCAATGATTATCACAAAGATATATGCTTCCCATTAGACTATTTTACTCCTAACATATGTAACTAAAAATTAATTTTCAATTAAACCGTtagaatatatataatttgaaatatattacaTGAAAGGTAAAAAAGATTAAAAAAATactttaaaagttttaagattgtTGTATAGAAAACCGTCTACTACAATACATGGTTGCGCTAAATAAATTAAAGATTGTTTAAGTAGCTTATAACAATACACAAATTGACAAATGATACAaatcttttatgaaaacatattaaaaatgatttttaaaagaaAGTATTTTTCCCTAAAAAAATACATTCATTttgtaaaggtttaaaaaaaatagtaataaaGACGACTAAGTGTTAaacaaaaaataaattaaaaactcaATATGACATCAAAAATTTTACCTTTTTTAGAAAAAAGTGAACGATAAAAGGATTTCAAAACCATACACTAAAATGACATtggatattaaatattaaatgtcaTATTAAGTTTatgccttttttaaaaaaaaaaattacaattatgCCACAAAGTTAAACTACCAAACGACAATCTCAAACTCACATTCACACACAAAACAACCACCGGTCTTCTCTCGTTCTATATAAagtaattttttattattttattacagTATTTAACATACGGAGtagttactaatatcaatatttaattcttttatatatatatatatatatatatatatatatatatatatatatatatgcaagatcaatggggaagtaaccaatcagggggaagcggggggaagcaaaaaaatttttttcgttttttttggaattttttttttccggcatcaagatcacacgaaaatatgaacatttagaaaagacacttcgtgatgaatgttattatttaggcgggaaaacgatcgacaaaaataacattcaagataatattgttcgtgaagatgttttgtgaagtaaaatttagcccgatttagagtttagggtttagggtttggtgttttgggtttattccataaactcaaaataccaaaccctaaaccctaaatcctaaactctaaaccgttcgtgttaaaaactcaatctaaatcctaaatctaaaccctaaatcaaaaccctaaaccctaaatttctaaaccctaatatctaaaccctataaaccctaatatctaaaccccaatagctaaaacctcaacatacg
This genomic interval carries:
- the LOC139901515 gene encoding cell differentiation protein rcd1-like, with the protein product MENLPETLYVNLTGVPSPTSEPDSAAKERAKIERYLRLLNQPMHKEEALALLNKERRVEDMPLLLWNAKNASFILLQEIISAYKLLSPPLLTMKEATRVCNSLALLQAMASHPDTRLPIVKAKLPLYIYPFMNTTEKRTKHFDYLRLTSLGVIGALVKVEDDNSPEIIHFLLESEVIPLCLRCMEVGSELAKTVAAFVISKMLMYDEGKQYCGTFPERLYAVANILAKVIDQLPGKPPMQLLKHILKCFNHLTEVSRASDALEKFYPAKLRDPAYLNFAIDEVAVRGLADQVLQSVIAHRPASITEMFP